GCCCGGCCTCATCGACAAAGCCGAATGGCGGCTTGTCGGTGAAGACGCCGACGATCAGCTTGTCGCGGGCCTTGATGGTTTCCAGGTAGCTGGTGGCCGGAGCGGCGCCAGCGGCGGCCGGCTTGCCCGGTTCTTCAGCCTTGTTGCAGCCGGCCAGCAAGGCCAGGCCGAGTAGGGACAACAGCAGTTTCGACGTCTGGGCAGTTTTCATGACAATTCCTTTGCGGGTGTTTTGGGCAGGCTTTCAACAAAGGAGAATTTCTCCAGGAACTGCTGCGCGCGTGCGCTCTGCGGGTTCGTAAAGAAGCTCTCGGGGTCGCGCTGTTCAAGGATCCTGCCGGCCTCCATGAACACGATGCGGTCGGCCACCGCGCGGGCGAAGGCCATTTCATGGGTGACGATGAGCAGGGTCATGCCGTCGCGCGCCAGGCCCTGGATTACTTGCAGCACTTCCTTGACCATTTCCGGGTCGAGCGCCGCGGTGACTTCATCGAACAGCATCACTTGCGGGTTCATGCACAGCGAGCGGACGATGGCGATGCGTTGCTGCTGGCCCCCGGAAAGCTGGCGCGGGAAGGCGTCGCGCTTGTCCAGCAGGCCAACCCGGGCCAGCAGGGCTTCGGCCTGGGCCTGGGCCTCGCGGCGCTCGCGCTTTTGCACCTTGAGCGGGCCGAGCAGCAGGTTGTCGATCACGCTCATGTGGCCGAACAGGTGATAACTCTGGAACACCATGCCGACCTGCTGGCGCACCTGACGCCAGTCGGTGCCAGGCGTCAGCAGCTCTTCACCGGCCAGGCGCAGGCTGCCGCTGTGGGCGCTTTCCAGGCCATTGAGGCAACGCAGCAAAGTGCTCTTGCCGCAGCCGCTGGGGCCGAGGATCACCACCACTTCACCGCTGCGCACCTGCAGGTCGACGTGGTCGAGCACCTGCTGCTCGCCGAAGAATTTATTGAAGCCCTTGAACTCGATCAGTGCGCTCATGCGTGTGTCCAGCGGCGCTCCAGCGCGCGCGAGGCGGCTGACAGCGGGTAGCAAATGAAGAAGAAGAACAGGAACAGCGCGCCGTAGATCAGCACCGACTCGTAGGTGCGTTCGATGATCTGCTGGCCGACCTTGATCACATCGACTACGCCGATCAGCACCGCCAGCGAGCTGGTCTTGATGATCCGCGTGTAGATGTTGATGGTCGGCGGGGTCATGCGCTTGAGCGCCTGGGGCAGCAGCACGTAGCCATACAGCTGCGCGCCGGACAGGCCGATCGACAGCCCCGCTTCACGCTGCCCGCGCGGCAACGACTGCAGCGCCCCGCGCACCACCTCGCCGACTTCGCTGGCGCCCCACAACGACAGCACCAGCACCGCACACCAGAAGCTTGGGATGCTCACGGCAAAGAAAATCGGCAGGCCGAAGAACAGCAGGTACAACCAGACCAGCACCGGAATCGCCCGAAACAGCTCCAGGTAGATGCGCAGCAGCAGGTTCACACTGCGTTTGCCCAAGGTCGCCAGCACGCCGTAGAGCACGCCGCCGAGGGTGGCAAAGAGGATGCTCAGCGCCGAAATCGCCAGGGTTTGCGCAGCGCCCTTGCCCAGTTGCGGCAAAGACACCAGCAACAACTCAAGACCCGAACTGGCCATGTTGCAGCCTCCGTTCCAGGCGGCTGAGCAGCAGCGACAAAGGCAGGAACAGCAGCACGCAAATCAGCGTCAGCACCGCGAGCATCTCGTAAGTCTTGTAATACAGGGCGATGTAGCTCTTGGTGGTGTAGAGGATCTCTGGCACCGCCACCGCCGACACCACGGTGGTTTCCTTGAGCAAAAAGATGAAGTTGGCAAACAGCGCCGGCAGGCTGAGGATCCCCGCCTGCGGCAGGATCACATGGCGCAGCAACTGGCCTTCCGACAGGCCGATCGAGCGGCCGGACTCCAGTTGCGCCACCGGCACCGCCTCGACACCGGCGCGCAGCACCTCGGTGAGGTAGGCGCCGCCGAGGAAGGTCATGGTGATGATCGCCGCGGCGAACCCGGACATCTTCAGGCCCAGTTCCGGCAAGGCGAAGTAAACGAAGAACAGCTGGATCAGCAGCGGCGTGTTGCGCGCCAGCTCCACGTAGAGTTTGACCAGGCGCTGCAGGTACGGCGTGCGGTAAACCAGAATCGCGGCGTTGACCAGCGCCACCAGCAGCGAAGTACCGATGGCGATCAGGCCGACTTGCAGTGTGACGCCCACCGCCTTGAGAAAGGCTGGCAATGTGCTAAGGATAAAGGCGAAGTCGAAGCTCATGGAGTGAGCCTCGGCAGACGATGACGATGCGACATGGACAGGATCTCGGACCGGCCCGAGGGTAAACGGGCGGCTCTACACAGGGGTTGTCAGTGCGGGTGAGCACAATAGGTAGACTCTAAAGGTATAAAAATATTTCTTTAAATACCTTTATTGCATATTGATATCACCCAAACAGCTAACCTGCGAAATCCTTGGCGGTGACGGGATCTTTCTGCTGAAAATGCCATCCAAGCGCTGTCGGCCCATCACACCAACAAGGAAGACAAAGGATGAATAGCGCCCCCTCTCTCGATGCAAAAGAACTGATCAAGTGGCTGACGGCATTGCGCCGGGCGGTCAATGCGGGGAATTGAAAGCACTGTGGGAGCAAGGTTGACCCGCGATGCGATTTGACTGGTAGATCGCATCGCGGGGCAAGCCCGCTCCCACAGGATGTGTGTGTAGCCTCTTAGAACGCCGGCAGTACCGCGCCGCTGTATTTCTTCTCGATGAAGGTCTTCACTTCAGGGCTGGTCAGGGCCTTGGCCAGCTTCTGGATGGCGTCGCTGTCCTTGTTGTCCGGACGGGCCACCAGGAAGTTCACGTACGGCGAGTCGGCGCCTTCGATCACCAGGGCGTCCTTGGCCGGGTTCAGGCCGGCTTCCAGGGCGTAGTTGGTGTTGATCATGTCCAGGTCGACCTGATCGAGCACACGCGGCAGCATGGCCGATTCAAGCTCGCGGAACTTCAGCTTCTTCGGGTTCTCGGCGATGTCTTTCGGGGTCGCCAGGGCGTTCTTCGGATCCTTCAGGGTGATCAGGCCAGCCTTCTGCAACAGCAGCAGGGCACGACCGCTGTTGCTGCCTTCGTTAGGAATGGCAACGGTAGCGCCTTCCTTCAGTTCGCTCAGGCTCTTGACCTTCTTCGAGTAGCCGCCGAAGGGTTCGACGTGCACGCCGATCACGGTTTCCAGGTGGGTGCCTTTGCCTTCGTTGAAGTTCTTCAGGTACGGCAGGGTCTGGAAGTAGTTGGCGTCCAGGCGCTTCTGGTCGACCTGCACGTTAGGCTGCACGTAGTCGGTGAATACCTTGATCTCCAGGTCCACACCTTCCTTGGCCAGGGTCGGCTTGATCAGCTCGAGGATTTCCGCGTGCGGTACCGGGGTAGCGGCAACTACCAGCTTCTCGCCCGCCTGGGCAAAACCTGCAACCGACAGAGCGGCCGCCAGAGCAGTCAACAACAGAGCCTTTTTCATGCGCAGTCCTTATTCGAATACATGGCCATCGGGCGACGGCGAAGATGGGGGTTGCCAGCACTTTGCTAGCTGGCTTGAAGCGGACAATACCTAGATTTTTTATACCAGAACAATATCTTTTATTTTGCTGCTTATGCCATTTTCAACGGACGCCGCCATGCACCCCATACATGGCATCAGGCAGCGGGTTGCGTCAGACGCAACAGAGTCTTCTCCAGCAATTGTTGCAGAGCACTGCGCTCACCCGGCTCACCAAGGCTCAGAAGCTGCTCCAGCTGGCTGGCCAGAGCGCTCAAGGGTGTCGGCAGGTTCAAATGCTCGGGGAGGATTTCTTCACCGCTGCTGACCAGCAGGGCAAAGTGAATGACGTTCTCAAGCTCACGGGTATTGCCCGGCCAGCTGTGCAGCTCCAATACCCGCTGCGCCGCTTCGCTGATCAACGGCACCGGCAGGTTCAGGCGCGGGCTATAGATACCAACGAAATACTCGGCCAACGGCAGGATATCGCCGACCCGTTCACGCAAGGCCGGCAGCTCCAGCTGGCCTTCGCGCAGGTAGTGGTACAGGCGGTCGTGGAACTTGCCGGCGCTCACCGCCTCGGCCAGGTCGATGCTCGAGGCGGCGACCAGGCGCACGTCCACCGGGTTTGGTTGCTGGGCACCGACGCGGGTGACTTCGCGGTTTTCCAGCGCCGAGAGCAGCTTGATCTGGATCGGCAGCGGCAGGTCGGCGATTTCGTCCAGGTACAGGGTGCCGCCGTTGGCCGAGCCGAACCATCCGGCCCGGCTGCTGGCCGCGCCGCTGTGAGCACCGGCGCTGTAGCCAAACAACTCGGCGTCGGCATAGGTCGGGCTGATCGCCCCGCAGTTGACCGAAACAAACAAGCCGCCGCGATCACTGGCGCGATGAATCTGGCGGGCCAGCAATTCCTTGCCAGTCCCGGTTTCGCCGCGGATCAGCACTGGCAGGGCCAGGGGCGCTAGCAGCTCGAGCTCTTCGCGCAATTGCCGCGACCGCGGATCGACGAACACCAGCGCCTTGGCGCGGATGCTCAGCGGGCTCTTGTCCAGCTCGGGAAACGTCAACAAAGGCTGGCCGAAGGTGTCGTGATTACTCATGGCAAACTCCCGCCCTTGGCGCTTTCCGGCCGGGCGTTCGAATCAAGGCAAATGGTCAGCGCCTGAAGCTCAGGCGCGGCGTAGAGCGTGCTGTTCCAGACGGTTCTGCAGGCGGTACAGGTAAGCGAAGCCCTGCTCCCAGCGACGGTGCCCGGACTTGACGTTGATATGCCCGGCACCTGCGAGGAAGCCCGTTTCGGCGCCCCAGGCACGGGCCAGCTGCATGGCCCGCGGGGCACTGACAGCCGGGTCGTTGTCGGAGCTGACCACCTGGCTTGGGAACGGCAGCAGCAGCTGCGGAATCGGTGCAAAGTTGCGCAGTGCCGGCGCACAGGTCGGCCGCTCGACGTCAGCCGGCGCCACCAACAAGGCACCGCGTACCCTGCGCAACAGGGTAGCGCTGGCTTGCGCGGCCCAATGGGCAACGGTGATGCAACCCAGGCTGTGGGCGATCAGGATCACCGGCGACTCATCGGCGGCCACCGCTTGCTCGAGAGTTGCGACCCAGTCCTGGCGCTGCGGGTTCAACCAGTCGGCCTGCTCGACCCGGGCGCTGTTGGGCAGCACCTGCTGCCAGTGGGTTTGCCAATGCTCGTCTGGCGAACCTTGCCAGCCCGGCACAATCAGGTAACGGATCGACTCGTTGCGCATGGGACGCCTCCTGCTGCGTTTGCGTGCATGAGGCCCAGTATAGGGGGGTGGTTATATTCGTAAAGGAATAAGAAGCTATTTATTAATAACAAAAATATAAATTTTCCATAAAAAAAGGGACCACCCCCTGCCGAAGGACCGGTCCCTGAAGCATTGCCTGAGAGATGTTGCTCAGCGGGCGGTGATCACCGACAACTTGGTGATACCGGCACGTTCGATCGAGGCCATGGCGCGCGCCACCTCCCCATAATTAACGCCATCGTCGGCCTGCAGCTGTACGCGCAGTTCCGGGTCTTTGGCCTTGGCCGCCTGCAGGTTGGTTTCCAGCAGATCCGGCTGGATCTCGTCCTTGTTGATAAACAGCTTGCCGCCGCCGTCGATGCTCACCACCAGCGGATCCTTCTGTTCCACCGGAGCCACGGCCTCGGTCTTGGGCAAGTTGATCGGGATGGCGTTGGTCAGCAGTGGCGCGGTGACGATGAACACCACCAGCAGCACCAGCATCACGTCCACCAGCGGCGTCACGTTGATCTCGCTGAGTACTTCGTCACTGTCCTGGGTCGAGAAGGCCATATCAGGATGCCTCCTTCACTTTCTGGGTGTGCTGGCCAGCGGCGGCCTTGTAGGCAGTCGGGTGCACCAGTACCCGGAACGCGCTCTTCTGCGCCAGGCTGTAGAAGTCGTGGGCAAAGTCATCGAGGTCGGCGGCGGTCAGCTTCAGGCGGCGCAGGAAGTAGTTGTAGACCAGCACCGCCGGCACCGCGACGGCAATACCGACACCGGTGGCGACCAGCGCCGCACCGATCGGCCCGGCCACGGTTTCCAGGCTCGCCGAACCTGCGGCGCTGATGCCCTTGAGCGCTTCCATGATGCCCCAGACGGTGCCGAACAGGCCGATGAAGGGCGAGGTGCTGCCGATACTGGCGACTACCGCCAGGCCGGTTTCCAGCGAGCGACGCTCACGCACGATCTGCTGGCGAAGGGCACGTTCGAGGCGGTCCTGATGGTTGATCGCCTGGCTCAGGTCGCTGGCTTGCTGGCCTGGCTCGCCGACCGCGATAGCGGCGTAACCGGCCTGGGCGACCCGGGCTGCGGCACCGGGTTGCGCATGGCTGAGCTCGGCAGCGGAATCCAGGCTTGAAGCCGCCCAGAATTGTTTGTGAAAGCGTTTGTCCTGGTTCTTCAGGCGCACGAACTGCACGCCCTTGACCAGGGCCAGGCCCCAGGTGACGACGGAGAAGCCCACCAGCAGCCAGATCACCGCGCTTTCGATGGATTCGAGGGGGGATGCCAATACAGTCATGATCAATACTCTCTTCTGTTAGCGCGAATTAGCGGATCTTGAAGTCGATGGGTACGCTGACCCAGCCGTCCTGGGCCACGTCGCCCTGCTTGGCCGGGACGAAGCTCCAACGCTTGACCGCAGCCAGGGCGGCGTCGTCGAGCTGCTGGCGGCCACTGCTTTTCTGAATCTGGATGTCACCCGGCTTGCCGCTGGCCAGTACCCGCACCCGCAACAACACCGTGCCTTCCCAGCCGCGACGCTGGGCCAGCGACGGGTACTCCGGCGCCGGGTTCTTCAGGTACGCGGCGTTGGCCGAAGCCGGGGTCACCGGCGCTGGTGCCGGCGGAGCCGGGGGCGCTGGTGGTGCTGCCGGTTGTGGCGGTACGGGCGGTTGCTCGACCGCCTTGGGCGCAGGCTTGGGTACCGGTTTAGGCACAGGTTTCGGCTTGGGCTTGGGTACCGGCTTGGGCGCAGGTTTGGCGGCCAGCTCATCAACCACCGGTGGCGGCGGCTCGACCACTGCCGGTGGCGGTGGCGGAGGCGGCTCGACGGCCGGCGGCGCTGGCTGGGAAAACTCGATGGTCATCGGCGGGATTTCCGGCGGCACCACCGGCAACACCGGGGTCGGCGCCTGGCTCACCCAGTACGCCAGCGCACCGTGCAAGGCCAGGGCAAACACCCCGAGCAGAATCTTCTCCCGACGGCTCAGCGCGCTTTTCGGCGTGCTTTGCAGACGCAACTGCGCCAGCGGCAACCGCAGCGGGCGACCGAGGTCGACCAGCTCGCCGCTCGGCGACTGGCGCCAAAGCACATCGTGAGCACTGGCGGCGGTCTGGACATTACCCATTGATCAACTCCTGGGACGTGAGTGCGTTTCGTCGAAGGCAGGTCAATTGCCTTCGCTGGGGTGGATCATCAACTTCTGTTACTTATGTCTTAAAGTAATTTTTAAAGTTATGGATAGAACCAAAACACATATATAAATGAGCCGAACCGCTCTAAGCCGCGCCCTTCAAGGGCTGGCGCCAACGCCCTGAAACGCCATGCCTGCAGGGCATGAAAAATATTCGCCAAAGGCATCGAAAAACACCGTTTCAGAAGTCGTAGCGGCCGGTCACACCCAAGGTCCGCGGGGTGCCGAGCAAGCCTTCATAACCGCCGTTGGCCGCGCTCCAGAGGGTGGTGTAGTAGGTTTTGTCGAAAGCGTTCTTCAGCCACAGCGAGACATCCCACTGGCCCAGGCCAAGGTCGCCACGCAAGCCGGTGGAGAGGTTGACCACGGCGTAGCTGGGGATCTGCGCGAAGTCCGAGTCCTCGACCGTGCCCACCGCCTTGGAGCGGAACGCGTAACTGGCGGTGACGTAAGGTTGCAGGCCGTTGTCCAGATCCCACTGGTACTGGCCGTTGGCGTTGGCGATCCATTTCGACGCGCCGACTACCTGGTGGCCACTGAGGTCGCAGGCCGCCGGCGCCCCCGGTTGCAGAGCGACTTCCGGGGCGCACGGGGCGTCCTTGTAAGACAGATACCGCACGTCGTTGTAGGAGCCGTTGATGTTCAGGGTCAGGCCACGTACCGGGATCAGCGTGCTTTCCAGCTCCACCCCGCGTGAGCGCACGGAGCCGGCATTGGTCAGGTACTGCACGCGGTTGGCGTCGTCGTAGGCGTTGGTCTGGTAGCCGTGCACCTCGGTCCAGAACAGGTTGGCGTTGAGCTGCAGGCGACGGTCCCAGAGGGTGCTCTTCAAGCCCAGTTCGGCGTTGTTGGCGCGCTCGGTGCCGATCAGCAGCGAATCGGCGCCGGCAACCGGGGCGGTACCGACCGCCAGGTTGACGCCACCAGACTTCTCGCCGTGGGACAAGGTGGCGTAGCCAAGCAGGTCATCGCTGAAGCGATAACTCAGGTTGAGCAAGCCCGAAGGGCTGGTGCTGTACTGGTTGAGGTCGCCCGATTCATAGGCACCCACCCGACCCTGGCGCGCAGTTGCCGCAGCGCCTGCAACCGCCGCACCACCGACGGCCGCGGCGCGATCGACCCAGGCGCTTTTCTCCTCATAGGTGCCGCGTACCCCGGCGGTGAAATCCAGGCGCTCGGTCAGGTGCCAGGTGCCCTGGGCGAACAGGGCAAAGCTGTCAGTCTTGATATGGCCCTTGCCGACGCTGCTGACATTGGCCAGAGCCCCGGCTGGCGTACCGTTCCAGATATCCGCCTGGGGCCCGTAATGGACGAAGGATTTGTTGTCCAGGTCGGAGCCGAAGTAATAGGCACCCAGTACATAGTCGAAGAAGCCGCCGGTTGGCGAGGCCAGGCGAAATTCCTGCGAGTACTGTTTATCACGCACCGACACCCCGGCGTTGTAGGCCGCCGGCACGTTCAGGCCATCATCGTTGCGCGGGGTGAAGTCCCACCAGCGGTAGGCGCTTACCGAGGTCAGGGTGAAGTCGTTGTCCAGGGTCCAGTTGGCTTCCAGGGAAGTCCCGCCCTGGAACACCGTGACCTGCTGATCGTCATCGAGGTTGACCTTGCGCTTGCTGCCATCGACCAGCGTCGCCCCGGCCGCCTGGGCCCGCGCTTCATAGCGGTTGACGCCATTGATGGTCGGCCCGGTGCTGTACAGCAGGCGAGTGCCGGCGCTGGAATCTTCTTCGTTGTAGTCGCCGATCCAGCGCAGGTTGAACTGCTCGTTGGGCTTGTACAGCAGCTGGCCGCGAAAGCCCTGGCGCGAACCGCCGTTGAGGGTATGGCCGTCGAATTCGTTCTTGATGTCGCCATCGTTGCGCGTTCGGTAGGCCGAAATGCGCCCGGCCAGGGTCTCGCTCAAGGGCCCGGACAGGGTGCCCTTGGTCTGCAAGTAGCCATCCTCGCCCACCGAGGTTTCGATGCTGCGCTCGGGGGTGAAGCTCGGCGCACGGGTGCTGATGTTGATCACCCCGGCGGTGGTGTTCTTGCCAAACAGCGTGCCCTGCGGGCCGCGCAGCACTTCCAGTTGCTCGATGTCCATGAGGTCGAACACGGCCATGCCCGGGCGGCCGAGGTAGACGTTGTCCAGGTACAGGCCGACGCTGCCTTCCAGGCCGTCGCTGGCCGGGTTGTTGCCCAGGCCGCGAATCGACACGCTGGACTGGCGCGCGTGCATATAGGCGACGTTGACGCTGGGCACCAGCTGCTGCAGGTCCTGAATGCGATACACCCGCTGGCTTTCCAGGGCCTGGCCGTCAAGCACGCTGATCGGCGTTGGCACATCCTGGGCGCTCTCTTCGCGGCGCCGGGCGGTGACGGTGACGGTCTTGAGCTGGCTGTCGCTGGCCTTGACCTCAGGCTTTGCCGAGTCGGCGGCCTGAGCCGGCAACCAGTGCGCGCTGCCGGCCAGCAGCAAGGCCAGGGGCAGGCGCTGGAGCCGCCGTGAAGACAAGGGTGCAGCGCGAAGGGTCGGGCTCATGGGCGGCTCCTGGCAAAGGAATTTATATTCCTTTAAGTTATTTATTTATGATTCGACATATATTTACTGCATAAGAGATTGCCTTTATAAGGAGTGCACCAGAGGCAGAGCAAATGCATTTGCCCGATACTTTTTATGTGAAAAATGCATATAGACCTGCGCCAACTCCGCCACCTGATCGCCCTTGCCGAGCACCGCAGCTTCGTCGCCGCGGCGACCGCGGTGAACCTCTCGCAATCGGCCTTCAGCCGCAGCATCCAGGCCCTGGAGCACAGCGCCGGCTGCCAGTTGGTGGACCGCTCACACAAAGAACTGCCACCGACCAAGCAGGGCCTGGTGGTGCTCGAACACGCGCGCCGGCTGATCAGCGGCGCGCGCCAGTTGAGCAACGAGATCAGCCAGTTCAATGGCCTGGAAGCCGGCGAGCTGCGCTTCGGCTGCGGCCCGGCGCCCGCCGCGGGCCTGGTGCCACGGGCGATTGGCGGCTTCATCGGCCGCTACCCCAAGGCGCGGGTGCAGTTTCAGGTCGATGACTGGCAGAGCCTGAACAAGCGCCTGCTGGCCGAGGAGTTCGAATTCTTCGTCGCCGACACCCGCAGCTTCGAGGCCGACCCGCAATACCAGACCCTGCGCCTGCGGCCTCGACGCTGGCATTTTTGCTGCCGCGCCGGGCACCCGCTGGCGGCGCTATCGAGCGTCAGCGCCGAGCAACTGTTGCACTACCCCTTGGCCGTCACCCTGCGCCCACCCAACCTGCGCAAGGTGATCGCCGACCTCAGCGGCCGCCCGGATTTCGTCGCCAACGTCGAGTGCGAGAACAGCTACAGCCTGCTTGGGGTGGTGCTCAGTTCCGATGCCATCGGCATCTGCGGCGCCTACAGCGACGCCCTGCACAACGCCAACGGCAAACTGGTGCGGCTGAGCATCGATGGCCTGGCGGACGACTGCGAAGAGCTCTACACCCGCTACGGCATCGTCAGCCAGGCGCGCCTGCGCCTGTCGCCGCTGGCCGAGGCGATGATCGAACAGATCATCCTCACTGATCAGGCCGACCGCGCCCTCGACGCCTGCAACCTGGAGCAACTGGCGATCTGAGCCATTGCGCAAAACGCATCGACTGCATTCGGCAAATGCGCTTGTGATACGCGCCCCGGGCGGCGAAAACAGTCAACTGAAATCTGCCCAGGTGACTGCCATGCCCCACCCCACTGCCGTGCGCAACGTGCTGTACATCATGTGCGACCAACTGCGTCGCGATTACCTCTCGTGCTATGGCCACCGCCATCTGCACACGCCGAACATCGACCGCCTGGCCGCCGCCGGGGTGCGCTTCAGCCGCGCCTACACCCAGGGCACCATCTGCGGCCCGTCGCGGATGTCGGCCTACACCGGGCGTTATGTCAGCAGCCACCAGGTGGCCTGGAACGGCGTGCCGCTGCCGCTGGATGAACTGACCCTCGGTGACTACCTGCGCCCTGCCGGCATCCGCACCGCGCTGGTGGGCAAGACCCACGCCACGCCGAACCAGGAGGCCTTGCAACAGCTGGCCATCGACCCGCTGATGGCCGAGCAGCTCAACGAGGTGGGGTTCGAACCGGTTGCCCGCCACGATGGCATCTTCCCCGACGACCCGCTGTTCGCCGACAAGCGCGAAAGCGCGCCCTACACCCGCTACCTGCGCGACCACGGCTTTACCGGCGACAACCCCTGGCACAGCTGGGCCAATGCCGCCGCAGGCGAAAACGGTGAAATTCTCAGCGGCTGGCACATGCGCAACGCCGACCTGCCCACGCGCCTGCCCGAGCAGCACTCCGAGACGGTCTACAGCACCGACCGCGCCATCGACTTCATCCAGGCCCAGGGCGAGCAGCCCTGGTGCCTGCACCTGTCGTACATCAAGCCGCACTGGCCCTACATCGCCCCGGCGCCTTACCACGCGCTTTACAACGCCAGCCAGGTGCAGGCGCCGATAGCTGTTCAGCCAGGCAACGACCATCCGGTGTATGTCGCGTTCCGCCAGCACCAGGAAAGCCTCAACTTCTCTCGCGAAGAAGTGCGCCTGAAAGTGATCCCCACCTACATGGGCCTGATCAAACAGATCGACGACCAGCTCGGGCGCCTGTTCGATGTGCTGCAAAGCAATGGCCGCTGGGACGACACCCTGATCGTGTTCACCAGTGATCACGGTGATTTTCTCGGCGACCATGGCCTGGGCGAAAAGGAGTTTTTGCTAGAGCCTGCGGTGGGCGTACCGCTGATTGTGCGTGATCCACGGGCGGCGGCGGATGTCAGCCGCGGCACGGTGGATGAGCGATTGGTTGAGACCATCGATGCGCTGCCGACCTTCCTCGACGTGCTGGGGTTGCCGAGTGCCGAGCATCGGCTGGAGGGGCGTTCGCTGATTCCGCTGTTGCATGGCACCGCCAGCGCCTGGCGCAGCTATGCCATCGCCGAATACGACTACGCCTTCCAGGCCCCGGCCCGCGAGCGCCTGGGCCAGCCGATCGACCGTTGCCGGATGACCATGGTGCGCAGCGAGCGCTGGAAGTACCTGGCCTATGACGGCTTTCGCGCACAGCTATTCGACCTGCTCAACGACCCGCAAGAGCTGCACGACCTGGGTGCGGACCCGGCCTATGCCAGCGTGCGCGAGGCCCACCAGGGTTATCTGTTCGAATGGCTCAGGAGCTTGAAGCGGCGGACCACCATCAGCCATGCCGAGATCGAGCGGCGTGGGCAATGGTTTCGCTATGGCGAACCGCGCGAGGACAGCGTGGTGAAGATCGGGGTGTGGTAGGGGCTGCTTTGCAGCCCATCGCTGGCAAGCCAGCTCCCACAGGGTTCAGTGTATGCAGTACCTGTGGGAGCGGGCTTGACCCGCGATGAGGCCCTCAGATATTGGCCACTTTCTGCCAGACCTTGGGCTTGAAGAACAAGGTCTCGCCACGCGCCAGACCACTCAGGCTGTCATGGTCCTTGACCACCTCGGCCTCGATCAGCTCGCTCTGCCCTTCGACCTTCAAGGTCACCCGGGTCGTCGCCCCCAGCGGACGGATATCGCGCACCTGCGCCGCGTGATGGCCCTCGATCTC
This portion of the Pseudomonas sp. SORT22 genome encodes:
- a CDS encoding amino acid ABC transporter ATP-binding protein — translated: MSALIEFKGFNKFFGEQQVLDHVDLQVRSGEVVVILGPSGCGKSTLLRCLNGLESAHSGSLRLAGEELLTPGTDWRQVRQQVGMVFQSYHLFGHMSVIDNLLLGPLKVQKRERREAQAQAEALLARVGLLDKRDAFPRQLSGGQQQRIAIVRSLCMNPQVMLFDEVTAALDPEMVKEVLQVIQGLARDGMTLLIVTHEMAFARAVADRIVFMEAGRILEQRDPESFFTNPQSARAQQFLEKFSFVESLPKTPAKELS
- a CDS encoding amino acid ABC transporter permease, encoding MASSGLELLLVSLPQLGKGAAQTLAISALSILFATLGGVLYGVLATLGKRSVNLLLRIYLELFRAIPVLVWLYLLFFGLPIFFAVSIPSFWCAVLVLSLWGASEVGEVVRGALQSLPRGQREAGLSIGLSGAQLYGYVLLPQALKRMTPPTINIYTRIIKTSSLAVLIGVVDVIKVGQQIIERTYESVLIYGALFLFFFFICYPLSAASRALERRWTHA
- a CDS encoding amino acid ABC transporter permease produces the protein MSFDFAFILSTLPAFLKAVGVTLQVGLIAIGTSLLVALVNAAILVYRTPYLQRLVKLYVELARNTPLLIQLFFVYFALPELGLKMSGFAAAIITMTFLGGAYLTEVLRAGVEAVPVAQLESGRSIGLSEGQLLRHVILPQAGILSLPALFANFIFLLKETTVVSAVAVPEILYTTKSYIALYYKTYEMLAVLTLICVLLFLPLSLLLSRLERRLQHGQFGS
- a CDS encoding MetQ/NlpA family ABC transporter substrate-binding protein, which codes for MKKALLLTALAAALSVAGFAQAGEKLVVAATPVPHAEILELIKPTLAKEGVDLEIKVFTDYVQPNVQVDQKRLDANYFQTLPYLKNFNEGKGTHLETVIGVHVEPFGGYSKKVKSLSELKEGATVAIPNEGSNSGRALLLLQKAGLITLKDPKNALATPKDIAENPKKLKFRELESAMLPRVLDQVDLDMINTNYALEAGLNPAKDALVIEGADSPYVNFLVARPDNKDSDAIQKLAKALTSPEVKTFIEKKYSGAVLPAF
- a CDS encoding sigma 54-interacting transcriptional regulator, which translates into the protein MSNHDTFGQPLLTFPELDKSPLSIRAKALVFVDPRSRQLREELELLAPLALPVLIRGETGTGKELLARQIHRASDRGGLFVSVNCGAISPTYADAELFGYSAGAHSGAASSRAGWFGSANGGTLYLDEIADLPLPIQIKLLSALENREVTRVGAQQPNPVDVRLVAASSIDLAEAVSAGKFHDRLYHYLREGQLELPALRERVGDILPLAEYFVGIYSPRLNLPVPLISEAAQRVLELHSWPGNTRELENVIHFALLVSSGEEILPEHLNLPTPLSALASQLEQLLSLGEPGERSALQQLLEKTLLRLTQPAA
- a CDS encoding alpha/beta hydrolase, coding for MRNESIRYLIVPGWQGSPDEHWQTHWQQVLPNSARVEQADWLNPQRQDWVATLEQAVAADESPVILIAHSLGCITVAHWAAQASATLLRRVRGALLVAPADVERPTCAPALRNFAPIPQLLLPFPSQVVSSDNDPAVSAPRAMQLARAWGAETGFLAGAGHINVKSGHRRWEQGFAYLYRLQNRLEQHALRRA
- a CDS encoding biopolymer transporter ExbD gives rise to the protein MAFSTQDSDEVLSEINVTPLVDVMLVLLVVFIVTAPLLTNAIPINLPKTEAVAPVEQKDPLVVSIDGGGKLFINKDEIQPDLLETNLQAAKAKDPELRVQLQADDGVNYGEVARAMASIERAGITKLSVITAR
- a CDS encoding MotA/TolQ/ExbB proton channel family protein, which translates into the protein MTVLASPLESIESAVIWLLVGFSVVTWGLALVKGVQFVRLKNQDKRFHKQFWAASSLDSAAELSHAQPGAAARVAQAGYAAIAVGEPGQQASDLSQAINHQDRLERALRQQIVRERRSLETGLAVVASIGSTSPFIGLFGTVWGIMEALKGISAAGSASLETVAGPIGAALVATGVGIAVAVPAVLVYNYFLRRLKLTAADLDDFAHDFYSLAQKSAFRVLVHPTAYKAAAGQHTQKVKEAS
- a CDS encoding energy transducer TonB, with amino-acid sequence MGNVQTAASAHDVLWRQSPSGELVDLGRPLRLPLAQLRLQSTPKSALSRREKILLGVFALALHGALAYWVSQAPTPVLPVVPPEIPPMTIEFSQPAPPAVEPPPPPPPAVVEPPPPVVDELAAKPAPKPVPKPKPKPVPKPVPKPAPKAVEQPPVPPQPAAPPAPPAPPAPAPVTPASANAAYLKNPAPEYPSLAQRRGWEGTVLLRVRVLASGKPGDIQIQKSSGRQQLDDAALAAVKRWSFVPAKQGDVAQDGWVSVPIDFKIR